A portion of the Pangasianodon hypophthalmus isolate fPanHyp1 chromosome 20, fPanHyp1.pri, whole genome shotgun sequence genome contains these proteins:
- the rad54l2 gene encoding helicase ARIP4, producing the protein MSEEAISESDLEPSLNSEEEEEEEMGEEADGENDADDDDDDDDDDEEDEDEEADQAAEAMETEERAGLSSLSSPAHSSRSGSSAPSSRPPSRSSSKSTSRPSSPNGSRGASAAADSAPKRKSKKKSSKPAKPAHLRRNIRKLLEEHQLEPGTKAAQQEELERRKRLEQQRKDYPLPAVELPSLASVVKGEVICLDSSGDEGESRGSAPPPKPAPRDDVIELSSGDEETFHISEEDDERSTSPGTEESSGSHINDALNQPDAQGRVLVNINHPAEEDDLFLAPQLARAVKPHQIGGIRFLYDNLVESLERYKTSSGFGCILAHSMGLGKTLQVISFIHILLRHTGARTVLAIVPVNTLQNWLAEFNLWLPAAESLPPDTDPVQVSPRTFRVHLLNDEHKTTVTRAKVVEEWTRDGGVLLMGYEMYRLLSLKKSFVTGRKRKSKKPAGPIIIDLDEEDRQQELMKDIEKALSRPGPDVVICDEGHRIKNCHASTSQALKNIRSRRRVVLTGYPLQNNLLEYWCMVDFVRPDFLGTRQEFSNMFERPILNGQCIDSTPQDVRLMRYRSHVLHSLLEGFVQRRGHDVLRTQLPSKEEHVILVRLSPLQRALYKEFMNRFREAGNSGWLGLNPLKAFCVCCKIWNHPDVLYEALQKENLANEQDLDLDDLNAPATARCPAPGLKGKTSDGAGTKGALAPLQERTNQVITYEWAKDIMSGYQTGVLENSAKMVLLFHLIEESVSRGDKILVFSQSLSTLSVIEAFLAVRAMPIKLDNQKQTWLRGINYYRLDGSTSASERERLINQFNDPANTMAWVFLLSTRAGCLGVNLIGANRVVVLDASWNPCHDAQAVCRVYRYGQHKPCYIYRLVCDFTLEKKIYDRQVSKQGMSDRVVDDLNPVLTFTRKEVESLLHYVEEEPDPSQSLLLPNDDTESVIKHACLRYPHLITKPPFQHESLLMDRKDLKLTKAEKKAAKKSYEDEKRASVPYQRPSYAHYYPANEQSLSNIRNWRPAPRMDEKPIASVRPVQSTPIPMMPRQAAVGGHASSPAFPVNYLQKAGVLVQRIITTTDIVIPGTNSSTDVQARISAGESIHVIKGSKGTYIRTNDGRIFAIRSGKPRANEGAAPAPRDVGGSLLRSVSNGRASPPELKRFSPDGVRRVSPSSSPNLLHQFHHYTPTPANDLTLPDLPDRPNQHGHASEPQRSGDVIGSGSAFDAQSLKRKLLSDSRGSKRTTSTTASANFPGFPVSAGYTMGSMGFSPALLGALGHMTPPMVSGTNRGHFLTDLHSMFPTDALSSAHGSSSSTSIASSSSAPSSSSSTSSSSIPPFLFNTSMASMLPGFPMPYAQPLLPDSSRMFSNSLSSSGSAPAAPSSFLSSSSLLGAALSRPDMRHTLAENGGSSSDDDVIEVTGQ; encoded by the exons ATGTCAGAAGAGGCGATCTCGGAGAGCGACCTGGAGCCTAGCCTGAACAgcgaagaggaggaagaagaggagatgGGAGAGGAAGCTGACGGAGAGAACGATGCagacgatgacgatgatgacgacgacgacgatgaagaagatgaagacgAAGAAGCAG ACCAAGCCGCAGAGGCCATGGAGACGGAGGAGAGGGCGGGCCTCTCCAGCCTCTCCAGCCCCGCCCATTCTTCACGTTCAGGGAGCTCCGCCCCTTCCTCCAGACCTCCGTCGCGGTCCTCATCGAAGTCCACGTCGCGTCCTTCGAGTCCGAATGGGTCACGTGGGGCTTCTGCAGCTGCAGACTCCGCCCCCAAGAGGAAGTCAAAGAAGAAAAGCTCCAAACCGGCTAAACCTGCTCACCTGAGGAGGAACATCAG GAAGTTGCTGGAGGAGCATCAGCTGGAACCAGGAACTAAAGCGGCGcagcaggaggagctggagaggAGAAAACGCCTGGAGCAGCAGAGGAAGGACTATCCGTTACCtgctg TGGAGTTGCCCTCCTTGGCGAGCGTTGTTAAGGGCGAGGTGATTTGCCTGGACAGCAGCGGAGACGAGGGCGAGTCCAGAGGATCTGCACCTCCTCCCAAACCTGCACCCAGAgacg atgtgatTGAGCTGAGCTCAGGTGATGAGGAAACGTTCCACATCAGTGAGGAGGACGACGAGCGCTCGACTTCGCCTGGGACAGAGGAGAGCAGCGGCTCGCACATCAACGACGCCCTGAACCAGCCGGACGCTCAGGGCAGAGTGCTGGTCAACATCAACCACCCGGCCGAGGAGGACGACCTGTTCCTCGCCCCGCAGCTCGCCCGTGCTGTCAAACCTCACCAG ATCGGCGGGATCCGTTTCCTGTACGATAACCTGGTGGAGTCTCTGGAGCGCTATAAGACCAGCAGTGGGTTCGGCTGCATCCTGGCACACAGTATGGGACTGGGCAAAACCCTGCAGGTCATCTCCTTCATCCACATCCTGCTCCGACACACAGGAGCCAGAACCGTCCTCGCCATCGTGCCT gTGAACACTCTGCAGAACTGGTTAGCAGAGTTTAATCTGTGGTTGCCGGCAGCTGAATCCCTTCCTCCGGACACCGATCCGGTCCAGGTTTCCCCCCGAACCTTCAGAGTGCACCTCCTGAATGACGAGCACAA GACGACGGTGACCCGGGCGAAGGTGGTGGAGGAGTGGACACGTGATGGTGGCGTGCTGCTGATGGGGTATGAAATGTACCGGCTGCTCTCGCTGAAGAAGAGCTTCGTCACCGGCCGCAAGAGGAAGTCGAAAAAACCCGCCGGGCCGATCATCATCGACCTGGACGAGGAGGACCGGCAGCAGGAGCTCATGAAAG ACATCGAGAAGGCTCTCTCGCGGCCCGGGCCGGACGTGGTGATCTGCGACGAGGGTCACCGCATTAAGAACTGCCACGCCAGCACGTCGCAGGCGCTGAAGAACATCCGGTCGCGGCGGCGCGTGGTGCTGACCGGCTACCCGCTGCAGAACAACCTGCTGGAGTACTGGTGCATGGTGGACTTCGTGCGGCCCGACTTCCTGGGCACGCGGCAGGAGTTCAGCAACATGTTCGAGCGGCCCATCCTGAACGGCCAGTGCATCGACAGCACGCCGCAGGACGTCAGGCTCATGAGGTACCGCAGCCACGTCCTGCACAGCCTGCTCGAGGGCTTCGTCCAGAG GCGGGGCCACGACGTGCTGAGGACTCAGCTGCCCAGTAAAGAGGAGCACGTGATCCTGGTGCGTCTCTCCCCCCTCCAGAGGGCGCTCTATAAAGAGTTCATGAATCGTTTCCGCGAGGCGGGGAACAGCGGCTGGCTCGGGCTCAATCCACTCAAAGCTTTCTGCGTGTGCTGCAAG ATCTGGAATCATCCTGACGTTCTGTACGAAGCGCTGCAGAAGGAGAACCTGGCCAACGAGCAGGACCTGGACCTCGATGACCTGAACGCCCCGGCGACGGCCCGCTGCCCCGCCCCGGGGTTAAAGGGCAAGACCTCCGACGGCGCCGGCACTAAGGGGGCGCTTGCACCGCTGCAGGAACGAACCAATCAGGTCATCACCTACGAATGG GCGAAGGACATCATGAGCGGATACCAGACCGGCGTCCTGGAGAACTCGGCTAAGATGGTTCTGCTCTTCCATCTGATCGAAGAGAGCGTCAGCAGAGGAGACAAAATCCTCGTCTTCAG tcagagTTTGTCCACGCTGTCGGTGATCGAGGCCTTCCTGGCTGTGAGAGCGATGCCCATCAAACTGGACAACCAGAAGCAGACCTGGCTCCGTGGCATCAACtattaca GGTTGGACGGCAGCACGTCCGCctcggagagagagagactcatcaACCAGTTTAACGACCCGGCAAACACCATGGCCTGGGTCTTCCTCCTGTCCAccag GGCGGGGTGTTTGGGCGTGAACCTGATAGGGGCAAATCGGGTCGTGGTGCTGGACGCTTCGTGGAACCCGTGTCACGACGCGCAGGCCGTGTGTCGCGTGTATCGCTACGGCCAGCACAAACCCTGTTACATCTACAGGCTGGTGTGTGACTTCACCCTGGAGAAGAAGATCTACGACCGGCAGGTGTCCAAGCAGGGCATGtccg ACCGCGTGGTGGACGATCTGAACCCCGTCCTCACCTTCACCCGTAAGGAGGTGGAGTCTCTGCTGCACTACGTGGAGGAGGAGCCTGATCCCAGCCAATCATTGCTGCTGCCTAACGATGACACGGAGTCAGTAATCAAACACGCCTGTCTGCGCTATCCTCACCTCATCACCAAG ccaCCGTTCCAGCACGAGTCTCTGCTGATGGACCGCAAGGACCTGAAACTCACCAAAGCGGAGAAGAAAGCAGCTAAGAAGAGCTACGAGGATGAGAAGAGGGCGTCTGTGCCGTATCAGCGCCCGTCCTACGCTCACTACTACCCCGCCAATGAGCAGAGTCTCTCCAACATCAGGAACtg GAGGCCGGCGCCGCGGATGGACGAGAAGCCGATCGCCAGCGTGCGGCCCGTCCAGTCCACTCCCATTCCCATGATGCCTCGCCAGGCCGCCGtgggaggccacgcctccagcCCCGCCTTCCCCGTCAACTACCTGCAGAAGGCTGGTGTCCTCGTCCAGCGCATCATCACTAccactg ATATCGTGATTCCCGGCACAAACAGCTCGACGGACGTGCAGGCGAGGATCAGCGCCGGAGAGAGCATCCACGTCATCAAAGGATCCAAAG GTACGTACATCAGGACTAACGATGGGCGGATCTTTGCCATCCGCTCCGGAAAGCCCAGAGCCAATGAGGGAGCCGCTCCTGCACCTAGAg ATGTGGGCGGTTCTCTCCTCCGCTCTGTCAGTAACGGCCGTGCGTCTCCTCCCGAGCTGAAGCGTTTCTCTCCGGACGGCGTGCGCCGCGTGTCTCCCTCCTCCAGTCCCAACCTGCTGCACCAGTTCCATCATTACACGCCCACGCCTGCTAATGACCTCACGCTCCCCGACCTCCCGGACCGCCCCAACCAGCACGGCCACGCCTCCGAGCCTCAGCGGAGCGGCGACGTCATTGGCTCCGGCTCCGCCTTCGACGCCCAGAGCCTGAAGAGGAAACTCCTTTCAGACTCTCGCGGCTCCAAACGGACCACCAGCACCACGGCCAGTGCTAATTTCCCAGGATTCCCTGTGAGTGCCGGCTACACCATGGGGTCCATGGGATTTTCCCCGGCCCTACTGGGGGCTTTGGGTCACATGACTCCACCTATGGTGAGCGGGACCAACCGAGGTCACTTTCTGACCGATTTGCATAGCATGTTCCCCACCGAcgctttaagctccgcccatgGCTCTTCTTCATCGACCAGCATCGCTTCCTCTTCCTCCGCGCCTTCATCATCCTCTtccacttcctcctcctccattccACCTTTCCTCTTCAATACCAGCATGGCGAGCATGCTGCCCGGGTTTCCGATGCCCTACGCTCAGCCTCTTCTGCCGGACTCTTCTAGAATGTTCTCCAATTCCTTGTCCTCTTCTGGCTCCGCCCCCGCCGCTCCTTCCTCCTTCCTTTCATCCTCCAGCCTGCTGGGGGCGGCGCTGAGTCGACCCGACATGCGCCACACGCTCGCCGAGAACGGCGGGAGTAGCTCTGACGACGATGTCATCGAGGTGACCGGGCAGTGA
- the bap1 gene encoding ubiquitin carboxyl-terminal hydrolase BAP1, whose product MNKGWLELESDPGLFTLLVEDFGVKGVQVEEIYDLQSKCQSPVYGFIFLFKWIEERRSRRKVSTLVDETSVIDDDIVNDMFFAHQLIPNSCATHALLSVLLNCSGVELGSTLSRMKAFTKGFSPESKGYAIGNAPELAKAHNSHARPEPRHLPEKQNGISAVRTMEAFHFVSYVPIKERLFELDGLKTYPIDHGPWGEEEEWTDKARRVIMERIGLATAGEPYHDIRFNLMAVVPDRRVKYESRLEVLKRNRQIVLEGLQQAIRASQADTTQERKQQDSSSEDTPPAVKKEEGSDTPIGPAPAPPTDSADVASVPAVSSSSEKPKATAKPPTLPPGGATTGPNPIVQRLPAFLDNHNYAKSPMLEEEDLAAGMARARAPGPPQAPYSDDDDDYEDEEEERFRKKSGVRGRGVARSSGGGGVSGVEGQLALSMLAERLKKAERKDTMATTPTPGSSTLNVRTEGRTGGISITPACQPSPTPSNESTDTASEIGSAFNSPLRSPARSQAATRPSSPVACHLSRVLFGDDDVLLRLDTRHNRAVRELGALISSTQLQLREDGTIYTLPSTDAACDVVKKAGGVDSKEPSERTEGGGAGGEVDGGKGGASRELKQEKEITEMSKDKPNAEALNFAEPEALTKPLGEKYTPKELLALLKFVEADIANYEVYLKEEVEKRKKYKIDDQRRTHNYDEFICTFISMLAQEGMLASLVEQNISVRRRQGVSIGRLHKQRKPDRRRRSRPYKAKRQ is encoded by the exons atgaataaaggCTGGCTGGAGCTGGAGAGCGACCCCG gtcTCTTCACACTGCTGGTGGAGGATTTCG GTGTAAAGGGTGTTCAGGTGGAGGAGATCTACGACCTGCAGAGTAAATGCCAGag TCCCGTGTACGGCTTCATCTTCCTGTTTAAATGGATCGAGGAGCGTCGCTCCAGGAGGAAAGTGTCCACGCTGGTGGACGAGACCTCGGTTATCGACGACGACATCGTTAACGACATGTTCTTTGCTCACCAG ctgattCCAAACTCGTGTGCGACTCACGCCTTACTGAGCGTGCTCCTGAACTGCAGCGGGGTGGAGCTGGGCAGCACGCTGAGCCGCATGAAGGCCTTCACCAAGGGGTTCAGTccagag AGTAAAGGCTATGCCATCGGGAACGCTCCAGAGTTAGCAAAGGCGCACAACAGTCACGCCAG GCCCGAGCCACGGCACCTGCCGGAGAAACAGAACGGCATCAGCGCTGTGAGGACGATGGAGGCCTTCCACTTCGTCAGCTACGTCCCCATTAAAGAGCGACTGTTCGAGCTGGACGGCCTCAAAACCTACCCCATCGACCACG gtccttggggagaggaggaggagtggacAGACAAAGCTCGGCGGGTCATTATGGAGAGAATCGGCCTGGCGACTGCAGG TGAGCCGTACCACGACATCCGCTTCAACCTGATGGCTGTGGTTCCTGACCGCAGGGTGAAGTACGAGTCCAGGCTCGAGGTGCTCAAACGCAACCGACAGATCGTTCTGGAAGGACTGCAGCAG GCGATCAGAGCATCGCAAGCAGACACAACACAGGAGCGCAAGCAGCAAGACTCCTCCTCCGAGGACACGCCCCCTGCTGTAAAAAAGGAGGAAGGGTCAGATACACCAATAGGTCCTGCTCCAGCTCCgcccacag actcaGCAGACGTTGCGAGTGTTCCCGCAGTGTCCAGCTCCTCAGAGAAACCCAAAGCCACAGCGAAGCCCCCTACTCTGCCTCCAGGGGGCGCCACCACCGGCCCCAACCCCATCGTCCAGCGCCTGCCCGCCTTCCTGGACAACCACAACTACGCAAAGTCCCCCATGCTG gaggaggaggacctgGCTGCAGGAATGGCTCGTGCTCGTGCCCCTGGCCCCCCTCAGGCCCCGtactctgatgatgatgatgactatgaggatgaagaggaggaaag GTTCCGCAAAAAGTCAGGCGTCCGTGGACGGGGCGTGGCCCGGAGCAGCGGCGGGGGCGGAGTCTCAGGCGTGGAGGGCCAGCTGGCTCTGAGCATGCTTGCCGAGAGACTCAAAAAAGCCGAGAGAAAGGACACCATGGCAACGACGCCGACGCCCGGCTCCTCCACCCTGAACGTGCGCACGGAGGGCCGAACTGGGGGCATCAGCATCACGCCCGCCTGCCAGCCCTCGCCCACGCCCAGCAACGAGAGCACGGACACGGCCTCCGAGATCGGCAGCGCCTTCAACTCACCGCTGAGATCTCCCGCGCGCTCGCAG GCTGCCACTCGACCCTCCAGCCCCGTGGCCTGCCACCTGAGCCGCGTGCTGTTCGGAGACGATGACGTCCTGCTGAGACTGGACACTCGACACAACCGCGCCGTCCGAGAGCTCGGAGCCCTGATCAGCTCCACGCAGCTACAGCTCAGAGAGGATGGAACCATCTACACACTGCCAAGTAcag ACGCGGCGTGTGATGTGGTGAAGAAGGCTGGCGGAGTGGACAGTAAGGAGCCGAGTGAGAGGACAGAGGGAGGAGGTGCGGGTGGAGAGGTggatggagggaaaggaggagcgTCTCGGGAGCTGAAACAGGAAAAGGAGATCACGGAGATGAGCAAGGACAAGCCGAACGCAGAGGCGCTGAACTTTGCCGAGCCCGAGGCGCTCACCAAACCGCTCGGGGAGAAATACACTCCTAAA GAGTTGTTGGCTCTGCTGAAGTTTGTGGAGGCCGATATCGCGAACTACGAGGTGTATCTGAAAGAGGAGGTGGAGAAACGGAAGAAATACAAG ATTGATGACCAGAGGAGGACCCATAACTACGACGAGTTCATCTGCACCTTCATTTCCATGCTGGCACAAGAAg gtatgctGGCGAGTTTGGTGGAGCAGAACATTTCCGTGCGCAGGCGCCAGGGTGTGAGCATCGGCCGCCTCCATAAACAACGCAAACCGGACCGAAGAAGGCGATCTCGGCCGTACAAAGCCAAGCGCCAGTGA